In Thunnus thynnus chromosome 17, fThuThy2.1, whole genome shotgun sequence, the genomic window GAGAGGTTGTTCGAGGGAAGCCTACCTCAACCGTAACGAGGCATTCCTGTGTTAAAAAGCTGGCTTCCCATCAGGATGCTCTGCTCGacttaaaatatacagtagacCAGGAAAGTTTGGAAGAGACTGaagtgggagggaggaggcgAGACGGGGGAGAAAGAGTGATGGTTGCTTTGATCTTTAGAGGCCCCGTCtggattaaaaagaaaaaaaaaaaaaaaaaaataacaagtgTCCAAGTCCCTTTTTCTAAACCTTAAGAAAACATGAGCAACTCAGTTAGTCAGTACTGGATGTGATTGTAACAAtgagttatgtgtttttttaagagGCGGTTGATAGTGGATTAATCTCTGAACaattattgttttacatttagGAGAACACATAAAGtgaaaattaaaggaaaagtgctaacaataacaataataataataataataataataataataataataataataataataataatatggtgTTTCCTTTATACAATTAGGTAAAGTATCTTGATTAACTTTTCTCTTTCAAGAGAAACCTGGACAAATATCGTTGGAACTCTGAACAAGTTTtgatcatgttttgttttttccccacttgATTTTCAGGCAAGTGTGTAACAAGATGCGTATTCTCACTTCATAAATTTGTGGTGGAATGGGAAATGGGCATTTCAAGGCCAATAAAAGCCACcacatcaaataaaacatcGCGGATCAAAAGAACCAACGCATGGACATTTTTTCCCTCTATAAATTAAAAAGGGGGGTAGTCTGCCACGCTTGATCATGCCCTGAGTCCTGCCCCGCAACTGCGATTGGCTGGACGGACACACAAGGGGGGAAAGTTTGAATAAAATACAAGAGCATGGCACCAGTGTTGTCGTTCAAGCTTGTGCGCTTGGTCCAGCAGCGCTAGAGTTGTAGTAGATAGATGGGCAAACAGTTGAAGGCGTAttatttcaaagtttaaaacATATTCACAGAATTCAACGGATGACTGTGATCGACCTCAGAGGACTTTTGATTTTAGCTGACATTAAATTGATGCGTTTCTGGGAGCGGACGACAAGTGTTGTGGCGTCTCTAAAGCCGTGCGTAATTGCCGTTTCTTCCTCAACTCCACTGGTAAAAATTCCTGTTTCCCTGACGAAACTTTGCATTTGAAGGAAGAGCATTTAACCGGCGGATAAGATGACAGCGATCAGAATGGTTTCatcagtgctgctgctggtgctgatGCAGTCCGGAGCTCTTTGCGCACGGAGGTTCCGGGGTGGCCGCAACCCACAACCACGACGCTCACCACCTCCTCCCACATACCGGGCGGACCGGAGTGACACCACGGAGAGCTTCCCTCTGGATTTCACCGCCGTGGAGGAGAACATGGATAACTTCATGACACAAGTGAAGAACCTTGCGCAGTCTCTCTACCCGTGCTCGGCGCAGAAGCTCGACTATGACATGAAGCTGAACTTTTTGGAGAATACATCAGTCACCTGCAACGACGGTAGTCCTGCGGGGTATgtaccaacagaaaaaaaaaacacattacagtgTGATAAATGATGGTTCCCATGTGATCGGATCACGACAGGTCAAAGCAGGGTCAGTTTTACAACAGTGCACCTTGGAGCTAGAAGGAGTGTAGAGTTATTTTGTAAGAGTTCTTCAGCAGGTCCTGCTGGTCATCCTGCTACCCGAAGTAACCCGCATGTTTCTGACCTAAGGATAACGATAGAGTTTGGAGAGTGCGCACAAGAGGGAGACATTCTCAGTATTCGGCTTGACTTTAAATCTTAAACATGGGTTTTCGACATTGAAATGCTGacactattatatatatacatatatataaatgaaaaaaatggggACTTGTTCAAAACAGGGCAATGTTCCATTAGACAGAACAGGGTTCAGTCAGGATAACATAGACAGCTGCTTTGTGTCAGCCAAGCGTGAAATTTGCGGATAGCCACATGGCCTATGCTTCATTTCCTTTGCTTCAAATTAGAATGCAGGATTTGCTCTGCAGAAAGTTTTAGATTTAAGTTTTCAGACCCCCgcccatctctccctctctctgatgATTGCACCCGGTGCGCAAACTGTTGCAATGTGATTTGAAAGCAGTTTGTCCTCCTGTAACTGAAACGTGGAGAATGGGTGCTGTTAATTTTCCTGTTTGTTCCTCATAAAATGATTTTCGGCCTATGCTCTATGGGGTAAACAGTGGATCACTACTTGATCAACATTTGCTTGCAATAACATAAACTGTTGCCATTGTTGTTAAGCAGAAATCCATTTGGCAGTAACAAAGCCTGTATGATTTCGCTTCTAAAGAGGGATAAGCCATGGCACTAAAAGCATATTAATGTCAGACAGATCCACTGACTCTCCTATtgtataataaacaaacaatgttcAGTCATATAGACTCTGCTTTTATATCCTATTTGATGGCAGTGAGTCAAATTGTGTGTTGAACTGATTCTCATTGTTTCAGAATACACATTTTACTGACAATTGGCAGACTGAGATTAATCAAACACATAGTTTGGATtgcagattttatttatatccatacatttttttttacatgttaattgTCTTTAAAGGTTCTTTAAGGAAAGTGAACTTCACTTGTGTCTAAAACTGGCGATACTTAAATTGTAAgcataataaaagaaaattacataTATACGCACTATATACAGTAATATTGAAAATCATTGTAGAATATATGATAAGCATGTAGTCATTATTTGCAGTTATCAgtatcatatgtttttttttattactgttaatGTTGTCCATGTCATATCAGGAGGCTTTGATGTCTGGCCGCCATTGTGCATAGGAACTTATCTGAGACCAGTTTGACGATGGGAGATGAAGACTTGACTAAAATGGGTTTTGACATAGAAGTCTCTTTATGGATTTAGTATCCTGTCTAATTCCTGATAAAACCCAAAGTGCCTGATAGAGAAGCATGGTAAAGCTCTTAGCTCTGTATAGACACAACACGAGTACCGGCGCAGGGGACAGTTACTGGCAGATGGCCGTTTCATTCACCACTGTGGCTGTTGTCAGTTAAGATGCTAATCCATCAGATACTGAAATCATTTTTCCAGTGAAGGTTTCTCACAGTTACAGATAAACAagaatgcaaagaaaaaaaaaaatcattcactAGGCGTAAAGGTGAATCTGTGTGATTCATCTTCTGGAGCGAGATCTTGCACTTGTTAGAGTGAGTGGATTGATGCAGCACCTTTCCCTTTTGGCTTGTTCAGCTTGCCAAGCCCGCCCTCACATTGTTGTTTGGAAGTAGTGAGTAAAGTGTGCTGTCCTCAGCCTACATCATTGACTGTGGTTTGCAATAACAGTAAAACAGCTTTAAGCGCAACCAAAGTGTGATTCAGCATCTGAGCAAACATCACAGAGCTTCAGCCAAGTCTGTCTTCTTTAAAGTCACTGAAATGTATTTGGCAATCATTTGAGTTTAGTCATTGGTAGAGTCTGGTGGATAAACtctctaaaaaaacaaatctctcAGCGTTACAGAAGCACATTTGGAACATCTGTCCTCTGTGGCTGAAGCTACTTTTCACAccagacatttttaatttgcctcaactgtgaaaaaaaacaaaacttttttctgtAATTGATATTGACTAAATATCTGGTTAAAGACAATGATGGTAATGCGCTAGAGATGAGTACGTCCTGCACATCCTGTAGCATTGGAGAATCATGATAGCATTGCCCTCTTCTGGGCTGACAACATACAGCACACATCTCATATAGTCTAGCATGCATAAACTTCAATTTAAAGTCCCAGTGTGACACAAAAATGAAACCAATTCACTTCATCTAACCCAGGATACATATAATGAAGCACTACATTGGGCATATGTGGGTCCTACGCaacagacagactgtgtgttgACATGAATACAAGCCAAATGTAgatgtgttatttcttctttgatTTTATCAAATTTTGTGTGTGAGGACACCGCTGAAGAATGATGAGCTCAGACTGAAAGAATATCATGGTACATTGCCTTCTCTGGATTCATTAAACATGAGGGATATCATCTACTGGAATTTTCAGTACAAGCAAGATAGGAGAAAGGATGAGGTCTATCTCTTGTTTGATCACTAGATCAGTTTCCTAAGTGCAGAATATACACACAACCTCATTGTTCTCCTCTGTAAAAAATTATCTTGGTGTATttccttttttgctgttttctgtcacCTTTCTAAAGATAGGAATCAACACAGTAACAGGACATCCTCTGTTTAGCTACaggtgatgatgtcatgtgtgtttttatttcatgcttGCATACCATCGCTGAAGGTAGAAACAGTGAGGGCATAACTTTAACCATTTAtctcatctttctctgtctgagaAAGAAAGTACACCATATCAAAATTGTGGAATGTGGTTGTATTTCTATgcaatttaaatatattgtcATGCAGGCAGTGTAAAATAAATCTTGAGGAATTTAGAATCgtattcacatatttttttatacttcAAGATTAAGTCACACGCCTGCTATGATGTGTTGATTTTATATTCTTTGGTCTCTTGTAGGTACTACCTGAAAGAATCTCGAGGCAGCAGACGATGGTTGATATTCTTAGAGGGTCAGTATTTAGGACTGGTTTGTCTAATTAACTAAAATCATTATGTTTCTACTTTCATATCCATATTAAGAATGATGATGGCAAAGTGTCTTTcaagcaaaacattttgaaaatccATGCAAACGGTATTGTAAAGAATTCATGTGAGAAATgatctgtgttgtgtttttttttatgtatctttGTCCAGGCGGCTGGTACTGCTTCAACAAAGAGAACTGTGATAGTCGATATGAGACCATGAGGAGACTGATGAGCTCATCAAAGTGGCCCCAAACTAAAACAGGTCAGCCTCAGCTAGCCTCAGCCTCTCACTCCAACTATGGCCTGTAGCAAATCCTGACCCCTCACACAGTATCCAAAGTGCTAACATCCCACCATAATGTCTCAGTAATTTAAAGGATCGGATGTACCTGTGCTCATCTGCCTTGTTATTGAGACTGACACCCGGTCATAATTTAGCTGTGGCGTAGGGCTACCTGGCGCCCACTGCTATAGAAGCATAGacacctccctctctcatttTGGTGTAATAACTGTAATCCATGtgatgatgaggaagaagaggatgtGTCTGGGAGTGCCAGGATGGCTAATGATACATGTTGATCTGTCTCTGCAGGCACGGGGATCCTGTCTTCCCTGCCGGAGGAAAACCCTCACTGGTGGAATGCCAACATGGTGTAAGTTGACtcgtgttttgtgtgtttgttgatgcTTAATATTTAATCATAGCCAGCAACTTTAACTTAATGTTGTTTGTGCAGGTTCCTGCCATACTGCTCCAGCGATGTGTGGAGTGGCGCAACTGCCAAAACAGAGCAGAGTAAGACAATACTGAATCATCAAAAACATAACATGTACTGCATCCCTCTTTAAGAAAGGTGTTTTTCTACatgttctcttctctctttctgttgtgTGCAGATGGCTATGCCTTCATGGGCTCGCTGATAATTCAGGAGGTCGTGAAGGACCTGCTGAACAAAGGTCTGGACAATGCCAAGGTTCTCCTTCTAGCAGGAAGCAGGTACATTCAtgtgtgaaaaacataaaattcaaACAGTATGATTCATTCATATtcctgtatactgtatgtactcaTAAGAATTTCTGTATGCAGTGCTGGTGGCACGGGGGTCCTGCTGAATGTGGACCATGTAGCAGAGCTGTTGGAGGGACTGGGGCACACCGGGATACAAGTGCGAGGCCTGTCTGATTCTGGCTGGTTCCTGGACAACAAGCAGTACCACTGCACTGACTGCGTTGACACTGCCAGCTGTACCCCCACTGAGACCATCAAGAGAGGCATCAAGTATGTGAATATTatcatgaaatgttaaaaatcatgattttgtAAATAATTTTGTGATATGGACTATTTTAGTTGGGTGATGAGATCATAAAGTTGCTAATTGTCTGTCTGTACATTCACCTGCCCCATCAGGTACTGGGGAGGAGTGGTACCAGAGAGGTGCAGACAAACCCATGAAGGAGAAGAGTGGAACTGTTTCTTCGGATACAGAGTCTTTCCATCAATAAAAAGTGAGTTTGTGGTTTCAAATCTGTACTATGTACATTTTGCACATATATGCTCACATATCTTTACAAGCGCAAATCATCTGCATGGCAATGTCTAAATAGATGTATACTAaactatatatacacatgcatatatTAACTCTAATCTTCTTATAACTGTTTAatcttctctgttctctctgtgcAGGCCCTGTGTTTGTGGTCCAGTGGCTTTTTGATGAGGCCCAGTTGACAGTGGACAACATCCAGCTGACAGGCCAGCCTGTGCAGGAAGGCCAGTGGCGCTACATCCAAAACCTGGGCATAGAGCTAAGGAACACACTAAAAGACGTCCCGTAAGGCCAAGTCTCTACATTTAAAGAGGATAATTTAAATATGATTATTGCATGGTTTCAGATTGAATTATGTCTTCCTTTTTTCAGGGCTATGTTTGCTCCAGCATGCCTATCACATGAAGTTATCACCAGAAAGTGAGTATTTTTATGTAGTTCTCAAAAACCCAGTTTTGCAGTGTATCATTAACAGGAGGCACAAAACTTTGTGTTCAAGCAGTTCTGACTGTGAGCTGACAGCGCCCTCTTGTGTTGTGTTCTAGTTACTGGATTGATGTGCAGGTTAAAGGCACTTCCTTGCCCCGAGCACTGCACTGCTGGGACCGCAGCCTCCAAGACAACAGGAACAACAAGGCCCCACCCAAGGGTTGCCCTGtgcatttgattgacagctgcccGTGGCCACACTGTAACCCCACTTGCCCCACCATCCGAGACCAGTTCACAGGACAAGAGATGAATGTCATTCAGTTCCTCATGCACATGGGCTTTGATGTGCAGAAGATGGCCCAGCAGCAGGGCATGGACCCCAGCAAGCTACTGGGCATGCTCAGCAGTGGCAGCTAAAGggacacatgcatacacagcATCTCCAAGCTAAGCCCGATTAGGGTTGGCTGGTCTCTCTGGCCAGTCTCCCACGCCTGATACCTCCAACTACCCATCCAACTTCACAACCCATTCTACCTAGTCTATTCCCCTCTGACCTCCTGTTTACTTTTGGTACGAACCTCAAGCAAACAAAGGGGCTTAGATTTGTCCCACAATCCCTTCCTCACAACTCAGTACTGGTGACAAGTACAGGGGGCAATATGCCACCATGACAAGGCACAACACACTGCTACTCTCCATTTAAATTATCTTTTgctttgtaaaagaaaaaaaaatatcacgAATGTAATCCAGTTTTAAGGatgctcagtgatgttttgttttttatattattttcatcCTTTCATATAGATTATATTAAGTcattgttaagaaaaaaaaagccacaatgACATAAGGATGCTGTCTTTGTTAAGTAGTCACTATAGAGTATATGGGTATAATTTTGTTCAAACTGTTTTATAGTTGGGTTTTACTTACATCTCATCACACAATAACCTACATCAAAGCAAAAACAGGGGCATATGATGAGGTGAAAAAAGCACTGGATCGGGAGGGGACTGAAAGAAATTTAGTATTTACCTCTAAAACAATGGCAAGAGCGATAGAGAGGCATATGAGCAACTTGTGGTGCAACACCAAATAAGCTGTTATGATGTCCCATTACACATATAACAGTTACACAAATCTAGAGGTTAAATTAAGACACTCTTAAAAAGTTACTGAAATTAAAGccttaaacagaaaaaaatgtaatttcttaaGAAATATAGTCAAAAAAAGACATAATGTTCAACACTTGagataaaaaacataaaataaaataaaaaagaatccCTGTAGAGGTAGCTCTCATTCATGACAGTGTTGGGATCAGAGTGCCATATTTCCCATTTTGACTGCTGCGAAGATGTCGTGATACCTGGTTTAGtcataaagaaacaaactgtGGTGCTAAAGTGGACCTGGAGACACTATAAGTTGCTATACAAACACCACAGTGCCATTGCATCTAGTCTGTACCTCTTTCTCACCAGCTGCATCACCACAAGAGGACCGTTTAAAACTCGCACATCGGGTACACAATCATGTTAGGACACCTCAGTAGTTCAGCAATCCTCAGATCAATGCAACAACATTTAAAGGGAGACAAATATtgtgtattgtatattttttgagTATTTGTATAGGTTCTTTCAAGTGTTCACTATTGTAACTCCCTTCTTATATTTCATAATAGAGATCACTTTTTAATATAATGACAATGTTGTATGTAATGATGTCTttataaatgatgtttttaaaggaCCTCTATTTCGCATCACACCAGAGAAGGAAAGGTATTACTAATTGTAATTTTATTCTGtaacatattttttaacagaaaaaaactcaaGCTACATTggtaatttacatatttattttgttatgtaaATCATATTTATAAGTGCTATTTTCACAGAGAAGTGATTctttgtaaattgtaaatacattgctgtttttttctctttgtgttgaTTGCATGTCTTTGTATTAGACCTAAAAGAAACAACATATTACATATACTACAAGGTACATTTGCAGtcttgttattattactatgatgatacttttattattattattattattattattattattattattattattagtagtagtagtagtagtagtagtagtcgtAGTAATAGTAGTATAGGTATCTGCAGCATTCATTCCTAATCCACTTTACACTCATAGTACACGTAAAAAGTCAGGAGTCAAGGTCAATGGCTCCCTCAGGTTCCAAACACAGCTTGTCACTATTTTGACATACCTGATAATAGATATGAGGCTTActttacacacactgacagtcaAAGGTTTTTCAGTGCCTTATATTTCAACGGTTTCTGATAAATCTCAAATTCCCTAAaatcagaaaatacatttcagagtAGGTCAAGTGAACTGatgtttgagtttttattttattaaaaatggtAATaggaaatgaactgaaaatCTCATCTTTTGGGATGACCAGTCTAAAATGCATTTTCCTGTTGTGAAGCACTAGCGAGCTATAGCAAACCCCTGTTTTGATGCCTCAATAAAAGGTGTCTGAGTGATGCAAAACTGACCAACCCTAAATTATAGTCTTCATAATCATCAGGTCTTCTTTGCACTGTTTAAATGGTCATTTTCTTATGTTGTGACCTTCATTCAGCCATGTCTTTATGTCTGGTGAAGTCACTGTCTGTTACACAAGCTGCAGACCCTGAtgaacatcttgttttgttgttgtaggTAAGCCACATTATCAGCTTGTGCCACTTGATAGTGCCGATCACAGTGATAAAAGATCATTTACATTATTTGGCAATTTTTCAGTAAGATTATCTACCATTCCTTGTGTCATACCAGCTCGACCTTTGTTGTGAGTGGACATTTTCCTCCCACGATGTGCGTCTTATATTCCTCTATCACAGACCAAAACCTTATATCCAGAAAACCTATTTTGGATTAATGTCAGGCAGGTGAACTGGGATGTTAAGAACATCTATATTGCTTGATTGTAACCTAATTTAAGACAAATATTTTGTCTACAGCAACCTAATTAAAGTAATTTAACTAGTAAAATCAATCAGGAGTGATAAAGGCCAGTtctaataaaatacaaaactagaaaaacatttcttatttCACTTATACACCAATccttatttctatatttttttcacaatagggtgtttacaaaaacattgcttggtatttttaaaaaaatggtgtCATATGGA contains:
- the notum1a gene encoding palmitoleoyl-protein carboxylesterase notum1a — its product is MTAIRMVSSVLLLVLMQSGALCARRFRGGRNPQPRRSPPPPTYRADRSDTTESFPLDFTAVEENMDNFMTQVKNLAQSLYPCSAQKLDYDMKLNFLENTSVTCNDGSPAGYYLKESRGSRRWLIFLEGGWYCFNKENCDSRYETMRRLMSSSKWPQTKTGTGILSSLPEENPHWWNANMVFLPYCSSDVWSGATAKTEQNGYAFMGSLIIQEVVKDLLNKGLDNAKVLLLAGSSAGGTGVLLNVDHVAELLEGLGHTGIQVRGLSDSGWFLDNKQYHCTDCVDTASCTPTETIKRGIKYWGGVVPERCRQTHEGEEWNCFFGYRVFPSIKSPVFVVQWLFDEAQLTVDNIQLTGQPVQEGQWRYIQNLGIELRNTLKDVPAMFAPACLSHEVITRNYWIDVQVKGTSLPRALHCWDRSLQDNRNNKAPPKGCPVHLIDSCPWPHCNPTCPTIRDQFTGQEMNVIQFLMHMGFDVQKMAQQQGMDPSKLLGMLSSGS